Proteins from a genomic interval of Gemmatimonadaceae bacterium:
- a CDS encoding DUF2071 domain-containing protein, protein MSILPEVFLTAEWCYLALLNYRVNPELLAEHVPSGTELDEWRGGTYVSLVGFHFRNTRIFGIPVPLHQAFEEVNLRLYVRRRVGAELRRGVRFIKEMVPVPVVTAAARLSYNEPYETRAMRHRIEAPHGSAPLMAEYSWQQKDGWSKLMVIGKGEAEHAAPSSEEEFFTDRPWGYGTHRDGSTIEYRVEHPRWRIWQAESHLLESEPAELFGSALGEILKRPPASAFLADGSSVKVHLPARLASPT, encoded by the coding sequence ATGTCGATCCTGCCCGAGGTTTTTCTCACGGCCGAGTGGTGTTACCTGGCCCTTCTGAACTACCGGGTGAATCCCGAGCTTCTCGCGGAGCACGTACCCTCCGGAACTGAGCTCGATGAGTGGCGCGGCGGTACCTACGTGAGCCTCGTGGGATTTCATTTCAGAAACACGCGCATCTTTGGAATTCCCGTTCCGCTGCACCAGGCGTTCGAGGAAGTGAACCTTCGCCTGTATGTACGCCGCCGTGTGGGTGCGGAATTGCGCCGCGGTGTCAGGTTCATCAAGGAGATGGTGCCGGTGCCCGTGGTGACGGCCGCTGCGCGACTCTCCTACAACGAGCCGTATGAAACACGCGCGATGCGCCACCGTATCGAAGCTCCGCACGGCTCGGCTCCGCTGATGGCCGAGTATTCGTGGCAGCAGAAGGATGGTTGGAGCAAGCTTATGGTGATCGGAAAGGGCGAAGCCGAGCATGCAGCGCCGAGCTCCGAGGAAGAGTTCTTCACTGATCGCCCGTGGGGCTACGGCACACACCGGGACGGGAGCACGATCGAGTACCGAGTAGAGCATCCGAGGTGGCGCATCTGGCAGGCGGAAAGTCATCTGCTGGAGAGCGAGCCGGCTGAGCTATTCGGCTCGGCTCTCGGTGAGATACTGAAGAGACCGCCGGCGTCGGCGTTCCTCGCTGACGGATCATCGGTGAAGGTTCATCTGCCGGCGCGACTGGCTTCTCCGACATGA
- a CDS encoding glycosyltransferase — protein MICLLHGWLLEGSGSNLWTRSIITALCRSGETVHLVCQENHPERYEAIAEAYRHRLSGEVEQTLARESPYPGKCILHQPEIGATLPVFVWDHYEEYERVVPMIELSNEEIELYVERNVRVVQRIVESHPISAMHANHVVLMAVVAQRVSRASGVPYAVMPHGSGIEYAVKKDARFKRYASSALEDAERIFVIGREMRDRVTTVFDTVPELEKKFTELHLGVDTGQFEPVGREGRESNIRALGAALSQMPRGKTNQQTKLLRERASGEMSREALSALLDACGDYDGKKPDGDVEAKLASVDWINAPVLLFTGRIISMKGIQSVIAALPLILESVPDLRLIVVGHGPLREAMEALVWALYRGDRQLVGNIAAWGRFVERSPDADSSGGGLAEVQNFLGDLEGRESLESYFAAAERRLAADSVVFTGYLTHRELKFLFPCCDVGVFPSVVREAGPLVFLEALASGCFPLGTYFGGMAASIDAVAAEVPPHAASAMKLDLEHTVSTIADSVPKAVELSPLYKATLARIARDRHDWVSVAQTLRTTLESLRKNSA, from the coding sequence ATGATCTGTCTACTGCACGGCTGGCTGCTGGAAGGATCGGGAAGCAACCTCTGGACGCGATCCATCATCACCGCGCTCTGCCGCAGTGGCGAAACGGTGCATCTGGTGTGTCAGGAAAACCACCCCGAACGGTACGAGGCGATTGCAGAAGCCTATCGCCACCGCCTTTCCGGAGAGGTCGAGCAGACCCTCGCGCGTGAGTCGCCCTACCCGGGCAAATGCATTCTTCACCAGCCGGAGATCGGTGCCACGTTGCCTGTATTCGTGTGGGATCATTACGAGGAGTACGAGCGCGTCGTGCCGATGATCGAGCTATCGAACGAGGAGATAGAGCTGTACGTCGAGCGCAACGTCCGCGTCGTGCAGCGAATCGTCGAATCTCATCCGATCTCGGCAATGCACGCCAACCATGTCGTACTGATGGCCGTCGTCGCTCAACGGGTCAGCAGGGCCAGCGGTGTGCCCTACGCGGTGATGCCGCACGGGAGCGGCATCGAGTACGCGGTCAAAAAGGACGCGCGCTTCAAGCGCTACGCATCGTCGGCACTGGAAGACGCGGAACGCATTTTCGTCATCGGCCGCGAGATGAGGGACCGGGTCACGACCGTCTTCGACACCGTGCCGGAGTTGGAGAAGAAATTCACCGAGCTCCATCTGGGCGTTGATACCGGGCAGTTCGAGCCGGTTGGTCGGGAGGGTCGAGAATCGAACATTCGCGCTCTGGGCGCTGCGCTCTCGCAGATGCCGCGCGGAAAGACGAATCAGCAGACGAAGCTTCTGCGCGAACGCGCGTCTGGCGAGATGAGCAGGGAAGCGTTGTCTGCGTTACTGGATGCATGTGGCGATTACGATGGAAAGAAACCCGATGGAGACGTCGAAGCGAAGCTGGCTTCGGTCGACTGGATTAATGCGCCGGTTCTTCTCTTCACCGGCCGAATCATTTCAATGAAGGGTATCCAGAGTGTGATCGCCGCGCTCCCGCTCATTCTCGAGTCAGTCCCGGATCTTCGGCTGATTGTCGTTGGACATGGCCCGCTTCGCGAAGCAATGGAGGCCCTGGTCTGGGCGCTCTATCGCGGCGATCGGCAGCTTGTCGGGAACATCGCCGCATGGGGACGATTCGTGGAAAGATCTCCTGATGCTGATTCATCAGGCGGCGGATTAGCGGAAGTGCAGAATTTTCTGGGTGACCTCGAAGGGCGGGAAAGTCTGGAAAGCTATTTCGCTGCCGCCGAGCGCCGACTCGCGGCGGATTCGGTCGTATTCACGGGCTACTTGACGCACCGCGAGCTGAAATTCCTGTTTCCGTGCTGCGATGTCGGCGTATTTCCGTCGGTTGTGCGTGAAGCTGGTCCTCTCGTCTTCCTGGAGGCGCTGGCGTCGGGATGTTTCCCTCTCGGAACGTACTTTGGTGGAATGGCCGCAAGCATCGACGCAGTGGCTGCGGAAGTACCTCCTCACGCTGCGAGCGCGATGAAGCTGGATCTGGAGCACACGGTGTCCACGATCGCGGACAGTGTACCGAAGGCGGTCGAGCTCAGCCCACTCTACAAGGCCACGCTCGCCCGGATCGCGCGGGATCGCCACGACTGGGTTAGCGTCGCTCAGACGCTCCGTACGACGCTTGAATCGTTGCGGAAAAACAGCGCTTAA
- a CDS encoding M1 family metallopeptidase: MQASIQLKTLLVLALSVCVACSQSGEKPADAEAWSLPRDIHSFAQPEKARVTNISLDLTPDFATHQLRGTARLAIERGQNPDSIVLDTRDLTIKSVRDAGGNALGYKVGATQKLLGAPLAIALPAQGDTIVIEYETSAGAAAVQWLAPQQTSGGKLPFLFTQGQAILTRSWVPTQDSPGIRQTYDATIHVPTGMRAVMSAEHVGTEGEKDSQGLSRYRFRMDKPIPPYLLALAVGDLAFRPIGKITGVYAEPAVVDKAASEFADVDQMIAAAEKLYGPYRWGRYDIIVLPPSFPFGGMENPRLTFATPTILAGDRSLVSLVAHELAHSWSGNLVTNATWDDFWLNEGFTVYLESRIMEELRGKPYADMLRVLGRQDMQGAVDEAGGPQSPDTRLHLDLTGKDPDAAMTDIAYEKGAAFLQTVESVVGRQRLDTFLRDYFDRFSFQPMSADRMVTYMKVKLLTPAEVERVNVQAWIYEPGIPPNIPPVRSDALAAVDRQVELWKSGSPASALNTDKWTSHEWLHFLRALPDTIPASRLTELDKTFNLSSSGNSEILFAWLEIAIRNRYQPAFAALERFLTSQGRRKFVRPLYAELAKSDWGRDMAMRIYRRARPTYHSVTSTLVDQILNWPAAQSSPAAR; this comes from the coding sequence ATGCAAGCCTCAATACAATTGAAGACTCTGCTTGTCCTGGCGCTCAGCGTCTGCGTCGCATGTTCCCAATCCGGGGAAAAGCCGGCGGACGCGGAGGCCTGGTCACTTCCGCGCGACATCCATTCCTTCGCACAGCCCGAGAAGGCGCGCGTAACGAACATATCTCTCGATCTCACGCCGGATTTTGCCACGCATCAGCTGCGTGGCACCGCGCGCCTGGCGATCGAGCGTGGCCAGAATCCTGACAGCATCGTTCTGGACACACGCGACCTGACGATCAAGAGCGTCAGGGACGCCGGCGGGAACGCACTCGGCTACAAGGTCGGCGCCACGCAAAAGCTGCTCGGCGCTCCGCTCGCAATCGCTCTTCCTGCACAGGGCGATACGATCGTGATCGAGTACGAGACGTCAGCCGGGGCGGCCGCCGTTCAGTGGCTGGCTCCGCAGCAAACCTCCGGCGGCAAGCTTCCTTTCCTGTTCACGCAGGGCCAGGCCATTCTCACACGTTCGTGGGTTCCAACGCAGGATAGCCCGGGAATCAGGCAGACCTACGATGCGACAATTCACGTACCCACCGGGATGCGCGCGGTAATGAGCGCCGAGCACGTCGGCACGGAGGGCGAGAAGGATTCACAGGGACTTTCCCGGTACCGCTTCCGAATGGACAAGCCCATTCCCCCTTATCTGCTCGCGCTCGCAGTGGGAGACCTCGCATTCCGTCCAATCGGAAAAATTACCGGGGTCTACGCAGAGCCCGCGGTTGTAGACAAGGCGGCCAGTGAATTTGCCGATGTTGATCAGATGATCGCTGCGGCCGAGAAGCTTTACGGACCGTACCGCTGGGGTCGTTACGACATTATCGTTCTGCCGCCTTCGTTCCCGTTTGGCGGGATGGAGAATCCGCGCCTCACGTTTGCCACTCCGACAATTCTTGCAGGGGATCGCTCGCTGGTGAGTCTCGTCGCACACGAGCTGGCGCATTCGTGGTCCGGGAATCTCGTGACCAACGCAACCTGGGACGACTTCTGGCTGAACGAGGGATTCACCGTGTACCTCGAGTCCCGAATCATGGAAGAGCTGCGCGGCAAACCCTACGCCGACATGCTGCGCGTGCTGGGACGCCAGGACATGCAGGGGGCTGTCGATGAAGCGGGTGGTCCACAGTCGCCTGACACGCGCCTCCACCTCGATCTCACCGGGAAGGACCCGGACGCAGCAATGACGGACATAGCTTACGAGAAGGGAGCGGCTTTCCTGCAAACGGTGGAGTCTGTCGTTGGGCGACAGCGGCTGGACACGTTCCTGCGCGACTACTTTGACCGTTTCTCGTTTCAGCCGATGAGCGCGGACCGGATGGTGACTTACATGAAAGTGAAGCTTCTCACTCCCGCGGAGGTCGAGCGAGTGAACGTGCAGGCCTGGATTTACGAGCCTGGCATACCGCCCAACATCCCCCCGGTTCGATCGGATGCCCTCGCTGCGGTGGACAGGCAGGTCGAGCTGTGGAAGAGCGGCAGTCCCGCGTCCGCTCTGAATACGGACAAGTGGACCAGCCACGAGTGGCTTCATTTCCTGCGCGCGCTGCCCGATACGATTCCGGCAAGCCGCCTCACCGAGCTCGACAAAACATTCAATCTGTCTTCGAGCGGCAACAGCGAGATACTCTTCGCGTGGCTCGAGATTGCGATTCGGAACCGATATCAACCCGCATTTGCCGCTCTTGAACGCTTTCTCACATCGCAGGGCCGGAGAAAGTTCGTCCGACCTTTGTATGCCGAGCTGGCGAAGTCTGACTGGGGACGTGACATGGCGATGAGGATCTATCGTCGGGCGCGCCCGACGTATCACTCCGTTACCAGTACATTGGTGGATCAGATTCTCAACTGGCCCGCGGCACAATCGTCACCCGCCGCGCGGTGA
- a CDS encoding GNAT family N-acetyltransferase, whose product MQGSAPALALRAVTPADADWIRQHVTDRWHAETVVAHGEVFRPHELPGFIALWDGEPVGLVTYRIDGDGCEIVTIDTTRPGSGIGTRLIDSVKEVAEQARCRRLWLLTTNDNLHALGFYQKRGFSLVRVHVGAANDARRLKPSIPLIGFQGIPVRDDIELEMQLGR is encoded by the coding sequence ATGCAAGGTTCGGCGCCGGCGCTTGCGCTGCGAGCTGTCACGCCCGCCGACGCCGATTGGATAAGACAACACGTTACCGATCGCTGGCATGCGGAGACGGTCGTCGCGCACGGTGAGGTGTTCCGTCCTCATGAGCTGCCTGGGTTTATCGCGCTGTGGGACGGAGAGCCGGTTGGTCTGGTCACCTATCGCATCGATGGTGACGGTTGCGAGATCGTCACCATCGACACCACCCGGCCCGGCTCAGGTATCGGCACAAGGTTGATCGACAGTGTGAAGGAAGTCGCCGAGCAAGCGCGTTGTCGCAGACTCTGGCTCCTGACGACGAATGACAATCTTCACGCACTGGGCTTTTACCAGAAGCGCGGCTTTTCTCTTGTGCGTGTACATGTCGGAGCAGCGAACGATGCCAGGCGGCTCAAGCCAAGCATTCCATTGATAGGGTTTCAGGGCATCCCGGTCAGGGACGACATCGAGCTCGAGATGCAGCTCGGCCGATGA
- a CDS encoding cupin domain-containing protein gives MRMPHDEGEIRVTDESTELGAGIEGNDGIFVLRASEATRSWNGIRYKTGLSAKNVGARQLSMNVATIPPGGVAYAHIHVGFEVMLYILEGRVRHDFGDRLAQSIENSAGDFIFIEPGIPHEVCNLSSTEPVVAVVARSDASEWEHIVDYPSERRPRA, from the coding sequence ATGCGAATGCCACACGACGAAGGGGAAATCAGAGTGACCGATGAATCGACCGAACTCGGCGCAGGCATCGAAGGCAACGATGGAATTTTCGTTCTCCGTGCCAGCGAGGCTACGCGAAGCTGGAATGGAATTCGTTACAAGACAGGCCTCTCGGCGAAGAACGTGGGCGCGCGCCAGTTATCGATGAACGTGGCGACCATCCCGCCTGGAGGCGTCGCGTACGCCCACATTCATGTGGGTTTCGAGGTGATGCTCTACATCCTGGAGGGTCGCGTTCGACACGACTTCGGCGATCGCCTGGCGCAGAGCATCGAGAATTCAGCGGGTGACTTCATCTTCATCGAGCCGGGCATTCCGCACGAGGTCTGCAATCTGAGCTCAACCGAGCCGGTGGTCGCGGTGGTTGCGCGGTCCGACGCCAGTGAGTGGGAGCACATCGTCGACTACCCGAGCGAGCGCCGGCCGCGCGCGTGA
- a CDS encoding protein kinase, whose product MTGTSESTAVGLLDQYAIERELGSGGMAVVHLAEERKHARKVAIKILRAEFTASVGAERFLREIGIAARLSHPHIVPLIDSGETEGQLYYVSPYVPGGSLRDRLRREKKLSLRETQRITQQIATALDYAHRNGFVHRDVKPENILFADGHALLADFGIAHARRVAGGDAISESGLAVGTPAYMSPEQATAEENLDGSSDIYSLACVVYEMLTGEPPFHGYSARAVMVRHVMETPRPARALQPDVPPGVERALARALAKRPEERFAGVLDFAAAIEGVGPDGGVGFSAAVRTVAVLPFVNASSDPENEYLSDGITDELINALAKVEGLRVASRTSVFALKGKPQDVRAIGALLGASVVLEGTVRKSLERLRVTAQLTSADDGRLLWSERFDRTVSDMFDIQDELADIIVTTLRGTWLAELDQPLPKRYTESISAYGLYLKGRYAWNKRTQEGVAEGIEYFEKAIAEDPGYALAYTGLADSYALHVDYRNVHVSSGFERAKEYAKKALELDDSLAEAHASLAWTLFIYDWDWEGATREFRRAIELDTRYATAHQWYAFLLASQQRLDEALVEAHTSQELDPASVSIRRSLGYAYLYARRYEQACYHETRAIAMNPAGEESYRVLGLALTLGGQHEEAERVLREATTLAAAGTYTKATLAYALARNGKREYGEALAIELAEKRELDYVSPVELATLHIALGNTESALDWMQRAYDERRGWMAYLKVHPILDPLRDEPRFQALVARMRL is encoded by the coding sequence ATGACTGGAACATCGGAATCGACCGCCGTCGGCTTGCTCGACCAATACGCCATCGAGCGTGAGCTCGGAAGCGGCGGCATGGCGGTCGTGCATCTTGCCGAAGAGAGAAAGCATGCTCGCAAGGTCGCGATAAAAATCCTGCGGGCGGAGTTCACGGCATCCGTAGGAGCCGAGCGCTTCCTGCGCGAGATCGGAATCGCCGCGCGGCTTTCGCATCCACATATCGTTCCACTCATCGATTCCGGCGAGACTGAAGGGCAGCTCTACTACGTGTCGCCGTACGTGCCCGGCGGCTCGCTCCGAGACAGGCTTCGCCGCGAGAAGAAGCTTTCGCTGCGCGAGACACAGCGAATCACGCAGCAGATTGCGACGGCACTCGATTACGCTCATCGGAATGGTTTCGTCCATCGCGACGTGAAGCCTGAGAACATCCTGTTCGCCGACGGGCACGCGCTGCTCGCCGACTTCGGCATCGCTCACGCCCGGCGGGTGGCCGGCGGCGACGCGATCAGTGAAAGTGGGTTGGCAGTGGGCACGCCCGCTTACATGAGTCCCGAACAGGCAACGGCGGAAGAAAATCTCGATGGTTCGTCCGACATTTACAGTCTGGCGTGCGTGGTTTATGAGATGCTCACCGGCGAGCCGCCATTTCACGGCTACAGCGCACGGGCCGTAATGGTCCGGCACGTGATGGAGACTCCCAGGCCCGCTCGCGCTCTGCAGCCCGACGTCCCGCCGGGAGTGGAACGGGCGCTTGCGCGCGCGTTGGCCAAGCGTCCCGAGGAGAGATTCGCGGGCGTGCTGGATTTCGCCGCCGCCATCGAGGGAGTTGGGCCGGACGGCGGCGTCGGTTTTTCCGCCGCGGTGCGCACTGTTGCCGTGCTGCCCTTCGTGAACGCGAGCTCCGATCCCGAGAACGAATACCTCAGCGACGGGATCACGGATGAGCTGATCAACGCTCTGGCGAAGGTCGAGGGTCTTCGCGTTGCGTCGCGAACGTCGGTTTTCGCACTAAAGGGTAAACCGCAGGACGTGCGTGCCATCGGCGCGCTGCTCGGCGCGTCGGTTGTGCTCGAGGGCACGGTGAGAAAGTCGCTCGAGCGGCTGCGGGTCACGGCACAGCTCACATCAGCCGACGATGGAAGGCTGCTGTGGTCCGAGCGATTCGATCGCACCGTCAGCGATATGTTCGACATTCAGGATGAGCTCGCCGACATCATCGTGACGACGCTGCGCGGGACCTGGCTCGCCGAGCTCGACCAGCCTCTCCCCAAGCGCTATACCGAGAGCATCTCCGCTTACGGACTCTACCTCAAAGGTCGCTACGCCTGGAACAAGCGCACACAGGAGGGAGTGGCTGAGGGAATCGAGTACTTCGAGAAGGCGATCGCCGAAGATCCGGGCTACGCGCTCGCTTACACCGGGCTTGCAGATTCCTACGCGCTGCACGTGGACTACCGCAACGTTCACGTGAGCAGTGGCTTCGAGCGAGCGAAGGAATACGCGAAAAAAGCTCTCGAGCTGGATGATTCACTGGCTGAGGCTCACGCCTCGCTCGCGTGGACGCTTTTCATCTACGACTGGGACTGGGAAGGCGCGACGCGTGAGTTCCGGCGCGCGATCGAGCTCGATACCCGCTACGCAACCGCGCACCAATGGTATGCCTTCCTTCTCGCATCTCAGCAGCGGCTGGATGAGGCGCTCGTCGAGGCGCACACGTCGCAGGAGCTCGACCCCGCCTCGGTGTCCATTCGCCGGTCACTCGGCTACGCGTATCTCTACGCCCGCCGCTACGAGCAGGCGTGCTACCACGAGACGCGCGCGATCGCGATGAACCCCGCGGGCGAGGAGAGCTACCGTGTGCTCGGGCTGGCGCTGACGCTGGGCGGGCAGCATGAGGAAGCGGAGCGCGTGCTGCGCGAGGCAACGACCCTTGCCGCTGCGGGGACGTATACGAAAGCGACTCTGGCTTACGCGCTGGCGCGAAACGGAAAGCGTGAATACGGCGAGGCCCTGGCTATAGAACTGGCTGAAAAGCGCGAGCTCGATTACGTGTCGCCCGTCGAGCTGGCGACGCTCCACATCGCTCTCGGGAACACGGAGAGTGCTCTGGACTGGATGCAGCGCGCCTATGACGAGCGAAGGGGTTGGATGGCCTATCTCAAGGTGCATCCGATCCTCGACCCCTTGCGTGATGAGCCCCGCTTTCAGGCGCTCGTGGCGAGGATGCGACTGTAG
- a CDS encoding bifunctional helix-turn-helix transcriptional regulator/GNAT family N-acetyltransferase: protein MARPSRTTIRSVRKFNRFYTRHVGLLQERRLRTPFSLAEARILYELGTGKRIIAVELSRKLDMDFGYLSRSLRSLERRHLIRRSRSSNDGRQQILDLTPSGRAAFRSLDYRSSDQIGKILAVLSGAAQQQLADAMGAIEGLLSPGVGTPDAGRIKLRSHRPGDMGWVVERHGALYSSEYGWDERFEGIVAGIVSDFIRNFDPVSDRCWIAELDARRVGSVFVVRKSDTTAKLRLLLVEPEARSVGLGSRLVDECIAFAGRAGYRKLTLWTNDVLHAARRIYESRGFKLAKEEPHTLFGSGLVGQTWDLKL, encoded by the coding sequence ATGGCACGACCGTCGCGCACGACGATACGATCCGTGCGAAAGTTCAACCGGTTCTACACGAGACACGTCGGCCTTCTCCAAGAGCGCCGCCTTCGAACGCCGTTCTCGCTCGCCGAGGCGCGCATTCTGTACGAGCTGGGCACGGGAAAGCGGATCATCGCCGTCGAGCTCAGCCGAAAGCTGGACATGGATTTCGGGTACCTCAGCCGAAGCCTGCGCTCACTCGAGCGACGGCACCTGATCCGGCGTTCACGCTCGTCGAATGACGGACGGCAGCAGATTCTGGATCTCACTCCATCCGGTCGCGCCGCATTCAGGAGCCTCGATTACCGATCGAGCGATCAGATCGGCAAAATCCTAGCGGTCTTGTCCGGTGCGGCCCAGCAGCAGCTCGCCGATGCAATGGGCGCGATCGAAGGCTTGCTCTCGCCTGGCGTTGGGACCCCGGATGCCGGACGGATCAAGCTTCGCTCACACCGTCCCGGCGACATGGGCTGGGTCGTGGAACGACATGGTGCACTCTATTCGAGCGAATACGGCTGGGACGAGCGATTCGAGGGAATTGTCGCAGGAATCGTCTCAGATTTCATACGCAACTTCGACCCCGTGAGTGATCGCTGCTGGATCGCCGAGCTCGATGCCAGACGTGTCGGTTCGGTCTTCGTCGTCCGAAAATCCGACACCACGGCGAAGCTGCGTCTCCTTCTCGTCGAGCCTGAAGCGCGAAGCGTGGGTCTCGGAAGTCGCCTGGTCGACGAGTGCATCGCGTTCGCCGGACGTGCCGGCTACCGGAAGCTGACACTGTGGACGAACGACGTCCTTCATGCGGCGCGCCGCATCTACGAGAGCAGAGGCTTCAAGCTCGCCAAAGAGGAGCCGCACACCCTGTTTGGAAGCGGCCTCGTGGGTCAGACGTGGGACCTGAAGCTTTGA
- a CDS encoding PKD domain-containing protein, with protein sequence MPLHISSKLLSARRAVWPLLVLAACSKDVAPPVTGPGADNQRIASTTVAPPAASLTVLVQVPASMRTAPFDVDRYLTIPPNFSISVFARIGGARFMAVAPNGDVLVSNPGAGSVRIVRPGVNGADPTVSTWASGLNQPHDIVFHTLNGTTYLYVAETDKVARYTYTSGDLTGQGRQVVIPSLPGGGGHALKNIALNGNSLYVSIASSCNACLSDTQSNPVRASIYLYNADGTGGRIFARGVRNAEGLAHVPGTSTLWVVINNRDNIAYPFHNDWSGDGTDDYGKVMQSYVDNHPPDEFTRIRDGGNYGWPFCNPNPDSPSGMNSMPFDRDVEQNADGSRLDCSAADRIDKGIQAHSAPLGLIFLQGTNAPSDYQNGAVVPLHGSWNRAAKTGYKVVYFPWDPTTQLPAAQMDLVTGWLTGGTNWGRPVDAAVAPDGAIYISDDQSGTIYKLSYTVAPPPPPPPPPPEPSVALFTTSCSGLTCSFNASTSTGALSYSWDFGNGATATGVTTSHTFRARWTYTVRLTTTPTWSQSTATRRVKCNPNRCS encoded by the coding sequence ATGCCGCTACACATCTCGTCGAAGCTTCTGTCGGCACGCAGAGCCGTTTGGCCGCTGCTGGTCCTTGCCGCTTGCTCGAAAGACGTCGCGCCCCCCGTCACCGGACCCGGCGCAGACAATCAGCGCATCGCATCCACTACCGTGGCTCCTCCGGCCGCTTCGCTGACTGTGCTGGTGCAGGTGCCGGCGAGTATGCGCACGGCGCCTTTCGACGTCGATCGCTATCTCACCATCCCGCCGAACTTCTCCATCTCGGTCTTTGCTCGTATCGGTGGAGCGCGCTTCATGGCTGTTGCGCCAAACGGAGATGTTCTCGTGTCGAACCCCGGCGCAGGCAGCGTCCGCATCGTGCGTCCCGGGGTGAACGGCGCTGATCCCACGGTCTCCACGTGGGCGTCGGGACTGAATCAGCCGCACGACATCGTATTTCACACATTGAACGGGACTACCTACCTATATGTGGCCGAGACCGACAAGGTTGCGCGCTACACGTACACGAGCGGCGACCTCACAGGACAGGGGCGACAGGTCGTCATCCCCAGTCTTCCCGGTGGTGGTGGTCACGCGCTGAAGAACATCGCCCTCAACGGAAACTCGCTTTACGTCTCCATTGCGTCATCGTGCAACGCGTGCCTCTCCGATACTCAGAGCAATCCGGTACGCGCCTCGATCTACCTGTACAACGCCGACGGGACCGGCGGCCGGATCTTCGCGCGCGGCGTTCGTAACGCGGAAGGACTCGCCCATGTCCCGGGAACAAGCACCCTCTGGGTAGTCATCAACAACCGCGACAACATCGCCTACCCGTTCCATAACGACTGGAGCGGCGACGGCACGGACGACTACGGCAAAGTGATGCAGTCGTACGTGGACAACCATCCGCCGGACGAGTTCACCCGAATTCGTGATGGCGGAAATTACGGCTGGCCGTTCTGCAACCCGAATCCGGATTCGCCGAGCGGCATGAACAGCATGCCGTTCGACCGCGATGTCGAGCAGAACGCCGATGGCTCGCGCCTCGACTGCAGCGCCGCCGACCGCATCGACAAGGGAATCCAGGCGCACTCGGCGCCGCTGGGACTGATCTTCCTGCAAGGGACAAATGCGCCGAGCGATTACCAGAACGGCGCGGTCGTTCCATTGCACGGCTCGTGGAACCGCGCGGCGAAGACCGGCTACAAGGTTGTCTATTTCCCCTGGGATCCGACGACGCAGCTTCCTGCTGCACAGATGGATCTCGTCACGGGATGGTTGACCGGTGGGACGAACTGGGGCCGCCCCGTCGATGCGGCTGTTGCACCGGACGGGGCCATCTACATCTCGGACGATCAGAGCGGAACGATTTACAAGCTGAGCTACACTGTCGCACCTCCACCGCCGCCGCCCCCACCGCCGCCGGAGCCATCGGTTGCGCTCTTCACCACGAGCTGCTCAGGCCTGACGTGCTCGTTCAACGCGAGCACGTCGACCGGCGCGTTGTCGTACAGCTGGGATTTCGGCAACGGGGCAACAGCCACCGGTGTGACCACGTCGCATACGTTCAGGGCGAGGTGGACCTACACCGTGAGGCTCACCACAACGCCTACGTGGAGCCAGTCGACCGCGACGAGACGGGTGAAATGCAATCCGAACCGATGCTCATGA